Within Luteitalea sp., the genomic segment ATCGCAAATCCCAAGAGCATCCCGCGAGGGTGATGTTGGTTGTGAGTCGTGAGTCATGAGTTGTGAGACTTCGCACAGAAGCGCGTCGAGGTCAGACTCACAACTCACAACTCAAGTGGTCAAGGCCGCGACATCCCGAAGGTATAGCTGCCTGCACCACGATAGGAATAGACCTCCCACACGTAAATGCCAGCGTCGCCCTCGTACCTGACTTCCTCGTGAGAGCCCGCACTCTCGCCACCGGCGACCCTCATCCACCCATCACCGTTCCACCTGTAGAGATACAGATCGAAGTCGGTCCCGTCGGCGCCATCCACACAACCGACGTGCGTGCCCGCGCCCGCCTCGAAGTAATTGCCTTCAGGCTGGATGTCGTTGTCGCCATTTCCGTCGAGCGTTCCGGAGTACTGCTCGGACAGGCCCGCGCAGTTTCCGGGCGGTGGCGGTGGTGGAGGCGGCTCACCGCCGTCGTCGAGCTGCGAGTGCAGCAGGATGTTCGCCGTGTCTCCTGGTACACCGGTCAGGACGTCGGGCGTGCCGCTTCCGACCAGCAGGTTATGTATGGCCTGCGCCGTTGCCTCAGGCCTCTGTTCCAGGTACAGCGCGGCCACACCTGCCACGTGCGGCGCAGCCATCGATGTCCCGCTGATGGTGCTGACGTCGTTGTCGCCCTCGATCCACGCCGATGTGATGCCGACGCCGGGAGCATAGACGTCGAGGCAGGCGCCGTCGTTCGAGAACGACGCCACGGCATCGTTCTCTTGCATAGCGCCAACCGTGATCGCCTCTGCGACCCGGCCTGGCGACTGCGAGCACGCGTCGATGGGGTTGCCGTCGGCGTCGCCGTTGCCGGCCGCAATGGCGTACGTCACGCCAGCCGCGATGGAATTCCGCACAGCTTCGTCGAGTGCTTGATCCGCGCCTCCACCGAGGCTCATGTTGGCGACCGCGGGGCTCTGATGGTTAGCCGTGACCCAGTCGATACCTGCCACTACCTGATCGGTGGTGCCGGAGCCGTTGCAGTCGAGCACCCGGACGGCATGAATCGTGAGCTCCTTGGCCACGCCATGCGCGCTGCCGCCGATCGTGCCCGCCACGTGCGTGCCGTGACCATTGCAGTCGCTGGGGTCATTGTCATCGGCGACCGCGTCGTAGCCGTTGCCGGTTCGACCGGCAAAGTCGTTGTGCGTAAGGCGCACGCCGGTATCGATGACGTATGCGTGTACGCCCGCTCCTGTGGCGGCGTACGTATAGGTGTCGTCGAGCGGTAGCGCACGCTGGTCGATGCGATCGAGCCCCCAGGAGGGTGGGCTGGGTTGCGTGTCGACGGCTTGGACGATGCCAACTTGCGTGATGTATCTGACGCGCGGATTCTTTGCGAGCGCCTGTGCGGCGTCCGCCGACATCACTGCGGCAAATCCAGTGAGAGCATGTTCGTAGACGAACGTCAGCGCCGCGCTATGCTCCGCGGCTAGCGTGGACGCGAGCATAGAGACGCCGCCTACGGCTCGAACAGATTCATCATCGCGCAGGACGACGATGTAGCGGTCTGGGACGGCGCGATCGGGAATGAGAATGTTGGCGGACTGGGCGAGCGCGCTGCCACCGCCAAGGACGACCGCTAGAATCGCACAACCGACGATGCTCAGCGGTCGGGGGGAAGACTGATTTTCTTGCGAGTGTCTCCGCATCCGATGTTCCTCCTTCCAGAACGCCCAGCGGTACGCGAGCTGCGCTTATCAGATCGAGCAAGCGCGCCCACCGACCACCCCATGGAGGTGGAGATCCACGACCGAATACAGCACGGATTGTAGCTGCGAGGAGACCAAGAACCGACTGAGCCGCGAGAAAAACTAGCGGTCTGAGGGGAAGACCCCACGCGGTTCAGGCTCGCTGTTCGAATTCGGGCAATGCCAGAAGATCACGGACCAGATACCGGAATCCGGGAAGTAGCTTCTCGTCGCAGATAACGTTGTTTGCCGTGAAGAGCCGCTTCGTGCCGTCGGCGTAATGCGCCGTGATAGCAACGCGCTCCGGTTCGATGACCCAGACCGTACGAGCGCCGTGTGCGAGCCATTCTTCCGCCTTGGCGCGCAGCTTGGCGTAGCGATCGTTGGGAGACCTGATCTCCACAACCAGATCCGGCGCTCCAAGCCAGTATCCCGTCGACGGGCGAGGTCCTGCAGCACGCTCGCGAGAAACGTAGCCAACATCCGGCCCGCGAACCGTGTCAGGGTTGCTCGTCACCGTGACCCCGGTGTCTTGGCTAAAGACGAGGCCAAGGTCGTTTTCCTGCACGTGCTGATAGATCACCGCGTACAAACGCCCCGCGAGCCATCCGTGTACCCAACCGGGAAGCGGCATCTTCACCACCCTCCCGTACACGAGCTCGTGGGTGAACCCGTTCTCGTCCGGCATTCGCAACAGTTCGTCCGCAGTGACCATGTGCCCCATGACTGCCATGTCCATACTCTGAAGCCCTCCATGCTGGAATGGAAGGCAAATCGAATGCCAATCCTTTAGCTTCGCTGTCCCCCCGCTTTTGGTCGCCATCGAGGGCTTGCTCGCGAACGGCGTCGCACTTCTCTCAACTCTTCGACGATGATACATCGTCAAATCTGCAACCGGAAGCGTGCTTGGTAAAGCCTGCGACACTCACCGTCCAGGCCGCCGCGAAGACATCTCCGTAGACCCCAGCGGCCGCCGAGACCACGGCGGCGCCGCCAGGAGCCCAGGCAGCTGGTCTGGCGGTCAAATGTCGTCAATGCACCCACCAGTGCCGTGCCCGTGGTTCGCATCGTGCCGTCGAGTCAATTCAGCGTGACCAAGCACGTAGAGGCCGATCCGATGGAGATCGTCGATCGTCGACTGCCGCCACCAGCACGAATCCACTAGTCACTTTAACTCTGCTAGAGTATTCTATCCGTCGGCCGTTCGACCCACACCCATGTAGGCCCGACCTTCCACCTTCGCGCTTCGGCGGTTAGGTCGGGCACACAAGAGTCCCCAGCGCAAGCCAGAGCAGCCGTGTACCGAACCGTTGATCGGTGAGAGGCGAGCTCGCCCAGGCGATGTCCCCAGATCACATGAGCGGGGCCTCTCAAATGGGAAGGGAGACCGTGATGACGCTCCAACACGCGCGCGCTATAGCCGGCCGCCTGCGGCGGCTCGGCTCGTGGCGGCCTCGATGGGAGGGCCGACACACGTTGGTCACACCGCGTTCTGCCGTGGCGATTTACCTCCTCGCGTTCGCCATGGTTGCCGTTGCATCGCCCCAAGATCCCGCCGGTGAAGATCACGCAGATCCCACCGTTGACAATGACGCGCAGGCTCTGGCCGTCGACGACCAGGCCTCACTGACTGCCGCCGAGCAGGCGATCCTGACCGCCTCGGATGGACAGGCCGATGACCGCTTCGGCTGGTCGGTCGCGGCGAGCGGAGACACGGTTGTCGTGGGCGTGCCCATGGCCAGGGTTGGCGACAACGAGGGCCAAGGCGTCGTCTACGTCTTCGTCCGCTCCACGGACGGATGGCGTGACGCCACGGAGACCGCGGTGCTCACCGCGTCGGACGGTGCGGCGCTCGACTCCTTCGGCTCGGCCGTGGCCATTTCCGGCAACACGATTGTCGTAGGGGCGCCGCTCGCCGACGTCAGTGACAGCGTCGATCAGGGGGCTGCGTATGTCTTCACGCGCTCGCCGAGCGGATGGACGACTGCCGTCGAGACCGCCAAGCTCGTCGCCTCTGACGGAGCAGCGCTCGATTCGTTCGGCAGTGCCGTGGGCATTACCCGGAGATTCCTGGCTGTGGGTGCACCCTTCGCGGCTCTGGATGGCAACGCATACCAGGGTGCGGTCTATGTCTTCGCACCGCTCGAGGGTGTCTGGACCTCCGCACAGGAGACCGCAAAGCTCACGGCGTCGGATGGCGCCGCCGGCGACCGGCTCGGTTGGTCGGTTGCCGTGTCGGGAACCTACGTCATCGCCGGTGCGCCGCTGGTCACCGCTGGCGAGACCCTGCAGCAAGGCGCGGCCTATCTCTTCGAGTGCCCCCTGAACGGCTGGGTCAGTCTCACGGAGATGGCGAAGCTCACGCCCTCCAATGGTGGCGAGGGGGACTGGTTCGGTCACTCCGTTGCGATGAGCGGGACCACCGTTGCCGTGGCCGCACCATTCAACGACAGCGGCGGGAGTGACGACCAAGGGGCCGTGTATGTGTTCGTGCGGCCGGAGGGCCGCTGGATCGACACTTCCGAGACCGCAGCGCTGACAGCACCGGACGGTGCCGCCGACGACCTGTTCGGCTGGTCCGTTGCAACCACCGGAGATGTGATCCTGGCGGGCGTGCCGGCGGCAGCGCACGACGACAACGCGAGCCAGGGTGCTGCACACGTCTTGACGCGGCCGGCCGATGGGTGGGCACCGGTCGATCAGACCGTGCAGGTGACGGCCTCGAACGGTGCGGCCGAAGACCTCTTTGGGTCCTCCGTCGCTATGAGTGGGAAGACCATCGTCATCGGTGCCTCCGCCGCGGATGTGGGGAGCAGAGACCAAGGGTCGGCTAGTGTCTTCGCGCTTGCCGAGGCTGACCTCGCGGCGCCGACAGTCGCTATCGACGTCGTCCCGGGAGAGGGCACGAGCTCGAACGAGTGGTACGTCTCGCCGGTGCACGTGACGGTCTCCGCCGCTGATGAACCTGACGGTTCCGGTCTGGCGGAGGTGTGCTGTGTGGTTGACCCCGGGGCAGTGCCGGGCGACATCCGAGATCTCCCACGGCAGTGCGCGTTTGCTGGCGCGGGCGGCGAGCTCAGTGCCGATGGGAAGCACTCGGTCTACGCGGCTGCCGAGGACACCGCGGGCAATGAGAGCGCTGTAACGAGCGTGGCCGTGCCGATCGACCGTACTCCGCCAACCGTGACTTGCGACTCGCCGCCGACGTTTGTGCTGAACCAGACCGGCGCAGAGGTGGGGGCGACAGTCGAGGATGCCTTGTCTGGCGCCGTGGCACCGCGCGTAGTTGCGGCTGCGGACACCACGAAAGCCGGCACGCAGAGCGTCTCCCTCAGCGGTACCGATGCTGCGGGGCATACCACGACGGTCAGTTGTCCTTACGAGGTTGTCGCACCGCGCGCGCTGACGTTCTTCCTCCACGGGAAGGACGTTGAAGAGACCAATGGCGGCTTCACCATGAATGAAGCCCAGCCGGAACCACAGGTGCTCATCGTTAATCTCTTGGGCGCGCCGAGCTGGTTCAGCGAGCCCACCCTGACCGGTACGTTCCTGGACGCCGCAGCTTTCGAGCTGACGATCCCCTGCTCGCTCACGCTGACGCTGAGCAAGCCTGTGCGCTTGACCGTCACCAACGCCGACGGCAGCGACGAACGTCTGCTCGGAGAGGCGAAGCGAGGCGCCGGTCTCTGTATGGATCAGGAGACCATCACGATTCCGGTGAGCACGCCGCTGCAGCTCGCCAACCAACGCTTGAAGCTCACCATCTCGTCGCTGAGCGTGGGTGTCAACTTGAACACCGGCAAGAGTCCGTTCCTGCGGGCAACGGAGTTCGTGTCGTTTTAATCCAAAAACGGGGACAGCCCTCGTTTTCCGTTATTCGGAAAACGAGGGCTGTCCCCGTTTCTCAGCGTTTCTCTTAGGACCCAAACGAGGCCGGCACGTCATAGCGCTTTGATCGCAAGTGCTCGATGAGCATCTGCGTGGCTTCCTCCGGCTCGAGCGCCTTGCACCCTTCCGCACCGGGTAGGAGTGGCACACGCCCACCAAGTGCCTTGGGCGGGTTGCGGTCCACCTTGAGATAGCGCCAGCGGTTCCCACGAACGAGCGTGACGACACCAAGGCTGTAGAACGGCGGCACGGGGTCGGTCGCGATGCCTGCCCCATGCTGGACTGTGGGCGTCGTCGAGATCGCGCCGAAGACTGGTCGGCAGGGAGGGACGTCGCGAACGAGCGACGTGCCCTCCATCCAGCGCGGGGCTCCGATGCCGAGGACATCGAGCACGGTTGGCGCAATGTCAATCATCTGCGCCGTCACTCCGACGCGGCCGCTTCGCACGCCCCCAGGCAAACGAATGACCAGCGGCAGCGGTATATTCGTTTGGAACCCTGCACCGTGGTCCGAGTAGACGACGAGCAGCATGTTGTCAAACGCGTCGCGCTGCTTGACGAGGTCGACTATCTCGCGCAGATACTCATCCGCATCGAGTATGGCGTCGTCATAGAAATCACGCATCCGATCGTCCGTCTGCTTCATGCCTACCGAGAATCGTCGCTGCCGGGGCGCAAACTGTGGACCGTGCGACACCATGATGTGGACGTGCGCAAAGAACGGCTCATTGCTCTCCTGAATGAAGCGCGTGACCTGCCGCATCCGGCTCTCATCCATGTATTGCACCCAGAGGGGCTCGGTGATCTCTTCGAACGGATCCGCCTTACCCTCATTGGCCAGCTGCTCGACGCGCGTCCGCACTCGGTCCAGGACCTGCCCGAAGAGATAACGTCCCGGTCCCGTCTGCGCGATCACCTGCGATCCCGGAAATCGATTCGACCCGAACTGGCTATTGACGACGTCGAATGCGTTCTGCATGTTGAAGTCCACCGATGCAGCGTAGTGGCGCACGGCGAACTGGCCAGTCCGATAGCGAAGGGCGCGCAAGATGGCCGGCAAGTGGAGCGACGTATCCGGACCTCGCAGGATGTCGGGCGCGTAGATGACGCGCGTGGTCGTGGGCGCACGTCCCGTGAGAATGGACGTGAGCGAGCCAGCCGTATTGCCTGCGTTCGAGAACGCGTTGGAGAACA encodes:
- a CDS encoding S8 family serine peptidase translates to MRRHSQENQSSPRPLSIVGCAILAVVLGGGSALAQSANILIPDRAVPDRYIVVLRDDESVRAVGGVSMLASTLAAEHSAALTFVYEHALTGFAAVMSADAAQALAKNPRVRYITQVGIVQAVDTQPSPPSWGLDRIDQRALPLDDTYTYAATGAGVHAYVIDTGVRLTHNDFAGRTGNGYDAVADDNDPSDCNGHGTHVAGTIGGSAHGVAKELTIHAVRVLDCNGSGTTDQVVAGIDWVTANHQSPAVANMSLGGGADQALDEAVRNSIAAGVTYAIAAGNGDADGNPIDACSQSPGRVAEAITVGAMQENDAVASFSNDGACLDVYAPGVGITSAWIEGDNDVSTISGTSMAAPHVAGVAALYLEQRPEATAQAIHNLLVGSGTPDVLTGVPGDTANILLHSQLDDGGEPPPPPPPPGNCAGLSEQYSGTLDGNGDNDIQPEGNYFEAGAGTHVGCVDGADGTDFDLYLYRWNGDGWMRVAGGESAGSHEEVRYEGDAGIYVWEVYSYRGAGSYTFGMSRP
- a CDS encoding sulfatase-like hydrolase/transferase; the protein is MHTPRRIDPSQPSSGTITQGSLVSYQVWASLYVVMVWFFLGMEWLFFVTKPSFLSVVDWTGRIGALATATLPLLIAGLALLGALWLVGRAIAPTIGRNAGRWLLQLPLALVLLASLMLLLDNFTHTVFGWGIRSLDRSRLWYAGALLLTGGLLYVWTGRVAAALHASAQHRRRWMRVAAALICAAAAAGVVEAVSTWRSRSISGAIGAVKARPNILLVGLDGANANQMSLYGYQRQTTPFLEELAPRSLVFSNAFSNAGNTAGSLTSILTGRAPTTTRVIYAPDILRGPDTSLHLPAILRALRYRTGQFAVRHYAASVDFNMQNAFDVVNSQFGSNRFPGSQVIAQTGPGRYLFGQVLDRVRTRVEQLANEGKADPFEEITEPLWVQYMDESRMRQVTRFIQESNEPFFAHVHIMVSHGPQFAPRQRRFSVGMKQTDDRMRDFYDDAILDADEYLREIVDLVKQRDAFDNMLLVVYSDHGAGFQTNIPLPLVIRLPGGVRSGRVGVTAQMIDIAPTVLDVLGIGAPRWMEGTSLVRDVPPCRPVFGAISTTPTVQHGAGIATDPVPPFYSLGVVTLVRGNRWRYLKVDRNPPKALGGRVPLLPGAEGCKALEPEEATQMLIEHLRSKRYDVPASFGS